A portion of the Edaphobacter lichenicola genome contains these proteins:
- a CDS encoding alpha/beta hydrolase family protein: MESSPVATIDQWHSAVLVVKADGDLHVPLQQATALIEDLRSHNIDHDVIMIPNEIHVMVGYHRG; this comes from the coding sequence GTGGAATCCTCTCCCGTCGCGACCATCGACCAGTGGCACTCCGCCGTGCTAGTTGTGAAGGCGGACGGCGACCTCCACGTACCTTTGCAGCAGGCCACCGCACTCATAGAAGACTTGCGGTCGCACAACATCGACCATGACGTCATCATGATTCCCAACGAGATTCATGTCATGGTGGGCTATCATCGTGGATGA
- a CDS encoding serine hydrolase domain-containing protein has translation MSSEMARRLWGRELAEACLPKGRAGDRRSTIVVLSGTANEAGQTWQWGATISAERPLFELGSLTKVFTAALLLRMVNEGCLGLEDRLSQHLPGVVAANSNVSVLDLASHCSGLPRLPPDVSSLSTNPYAEYTAERLEHYLAGHPWRSNGQSALLYSNLGYSVLGMVLERAGRESFASLLERYVLRRYGLTTISVATADNAADPRLMPGHGQSGFRTRPWLWLAFASCGGLLGTSEDVGRFASGVMADPSMTRLFEPVAAAGAGHVGLAWLLQGGRSVAWHNGATAGFSGYLSLELRSQCWVLALTNRLSPELTTVGRHLENAYFFGKHPDKQPRRKALGGLARDSLMAFMRIPWWLRIPFAGAVAWVLSWFVGWIRHGRS, from the coding sequence ATGAGTAGCGAAATGGCGCGCAGACTATGGGGCCGGGAATTGGCGGAGGCCTGCCTGCCAAAGGGGCGCGCGGGCGACCGGAGGAGCACTATTGTGGTGTTAAGTGGCACCGCAAACGAGGCTGGACAGACGTGGCAATGGGGTGCCACCATCTCTGCGGAGCGGCCGCTTTTCGAGCTTGGTTCACTTACGAAGGTATTTACAGCCGCGCTCCTGCTGCGAATGGTGAACGAGGGCTGTCTGGGCCTGGAGGACCGGCTGTCCCAGCATCTGCCCGGGGTCGTCGCGGCCAATTCAAATGTCAGCGTGCTTGATCTGGCCAGTCATTGCTCGGGGTTGCCGCGGCTGCCGCCGGATGTGAGTTCGCTAAGCACCAACCCGTATGCCGAGTACACTGCGGAGAGGCTGGAGCACTACTTAGCCGGACATCCGTGGCGGTCGAATGGTCAATCGGCCTTACTCTATAGCAACCTTGGATATTCGGTCCTAGGGATGGTACTGGAACGAGCCGGCCGCGAGAGCTTTGCGTCGCTGCTGGAGCGATATGTGCTGCGGCGGTACGGCTTAACTACTATTTCGGTGGCGACCGCCGACAACGCGGCGGATCCGCGGCTGATGCCTGGGCATGGTCAGTCAGGGTTCCGGACGCGGCCGTGGCTATGGTTGGCCTTCGCGTCATGCGGAGGTCTGTTGGGAACCTCGGAAGATGTTGGTCGGTTTGCGTCGGGCGTGATGGCCGACCCCTCCATGACCCGTCTCTTCGAGCCGGTGGCGGCGGCGGGGGCCGGCCATGTAGGGCTGGCCTGGCTGCTGCAAGGGGGAAGGTCGGTGGCCTGGCATAACGGAGCGACAGCCGGGTTCAGTGGATATCTAAGTTTGGAGTTGCGGTCGCAGTGCTGGGTGTTGGCGTTGACGAACCGACTAAGTCCTGAATTAACAACGGTGGGCCGGCACTTGGAGAACGCTTATTTCTTCGGGAAACACCCCGATAAGCAGCCGCGGCGCAAGGCGCTGGGAGGGCTGGCCCGCGACTCGCTGATGGCGTTTATGCGCATTCCCTGGTGGCTGCGAATTCCTTTCGCTGGAGCGGTGGCCTGGGTGTTGAGTTGGTTTGTGGGTTGGATCAGGCATGGGCGGAGTTGA